From a single Rutidosis leptorrhynchoides isolate AG116_Rl617_1_P2 chromosome 5, CSIRO_AGI_Rlap_v1, whole genome shotgun sequence genomic region:
- the LOC139847669 gene encoding MOB kinase activator-like 1A, producing the protein MSLFGLGRNQRTFRPKKSAPSGSKGAQLRQHIDATLGSGNLREAVRLPPGEDINEWLAVNTVDFFNQVNLLYGTLTEFCTPEICPTMTAGPKYEYRWADGVQVKKPIEVSAPKYVEFLMDWIESQLDDESIFPQRLGAPFPANFREVVKTIFKRLFRVYAHIYHTHFQKIVSLKEEAHLNTCFKHFILFTCEFSLIDKKELAPLHELIESIVTY; encoded by the exons ATGAGCCTCTTTGGTCTCGGCAG GAACCAGAGGACATTTCGCCCAAAGAAGAGTGCACCTTCTGGGAGTAAG GGGGCGCAACTAAGGCAGCACATTGATGCGACTTTGGGTAGCGGAAATCTGAGAGAAGCCGTAAGACTTCCTCCTGGGGAAGACATAAATGAATGGCTTGCTGTAAACA CTGTGGATTTCTTCAATCAGGTAAATCTTCTTTATGGAACCCTAACCGAGTTCTGTACACCGGAGATTTGCCCAACTATGACTGCCGGTCCCAA GTATGAATATCGATGGGCAGATGGTGTGCAAGTTAAGAAGCCTATTGAAGTTTCTGCTCCAAAATATGTTGAGTTCTTAATGGATTGGATCGAATCTCAGCTAGATGACGAGTCAATATTTCCTCAAAGACTTG GGGCACCGTTTCCAGCCAATTTCAGGGAGGTTGTGAAAACAATATTCAAACGCTTGTTTCGTGTATATGCTCATATATACCATACACATTTTCAGAAGATTGTGAGTCTTAAAGAGGAAGCCCATCTAAACACATGTTTTAAACATTTCATATTGTTTACTTGC GAGTTTTCGTTGATTGACAAGAAAGAACTAGCCCCACTTCACGAGCTTATAGAATCCATTGTTACTTACTGA